The Kocuria sp. TGY1127_2 genome includes a window with the following:
- a CDS encoding YcaO-like family protein, producing the protein MRITAIPENPGATFPGVVEGNSVASLRDMLRHVTPQYGPILRASSFLGSGEPAGGGYAGHAELIDIDGLLQDVYGQPSMEPGVNDTLFGGGKGFAIADVTLSTLGESLERVVAGLVATAPEMPSRRIVGSWDDLEDMGLPALDPEAVSLFSEWQYATEGFLYAPFTREVPVQWVRGRRLVSREDIWVPAQLVDMVHIFDPGEELVGYPVSGGLSCHVSYRDAIYHGLTEVIERDAVNVSWYTSNPPDVVTLDATTRGLLGGFADRLEHDHSHAFLLRHPSDVCSASTFSFVGLQNWLSRRRYCAGGGCDLSAFTGVRKAAAEFGQTRSTLSLANVAPGSSVGRSVRTMFDWDEDRHLSEMTLFFQAIGFYGLEQNARHLDHYFKGEEIAGEELFDIEQRHRSKLSTAERLEILTDELSQSGIDPIILDYSHPDWKSLSVVKVFVPELTTPFLQSRPMLGHPRLSNVRADLRQEDGQVLPLPYP; encoded by the coding sequence ATGAGGATCACGGCCATCCCCGAAAACCCCGGTGCGACTTTCCCGGGAGTCGTCGAAGGGAACTCGGTGGCATCCTTGCGTGACATGTTGCGCCACGTCACTCCACAGTATGGACCCATTCTGAGAGCGAGTTCGTTTTTGGGGTCTGGAGAACCAGCAGGAGGTGGCTATGCCGGACACGCGGAGCTAATAGATATCGACGGCCTTTTGCAAGACGTGTACGGGCAGCCGTCCATGGAACCGGGCGTCAACGATACCCTCTTCGGCGGAGGCAAGGGGTTTGCCATCGCGGACGTTACTTTGTCGACGCTTGGAGAATCGCTCGAACGTGTGGTCGCTGGACTGGTGGCGACGGCTCCGGAAATGCCGAGCCGCCGTATCGTTGGCTCCTGGGATGACCTGGAGGATATGGGACTTCCGGCCCTGGACCCTGAGGCGGTCTCGCTGTTCAGCGAGTGGCAGTACGCTACGGAAGGGTTTCTTTATGCCCCTTTCACTCGAGAAGTGCCTGTCCAGTGGGTCCGAGGCAGACGATTGGTCTCTCGCGAAGACATTTGGGTCCCAGCGCAGCTGGTCGACATGGTGCACATTTTCGACCCCGGTGAAGAGTTGGTGGGGTACCCGGTCTCGGGAGGGTTGTCGTGTCACGTCTCCTACAGGGACGCGATCTATCACGGCCTCACCGAGGTCATCGAACGGGACGCAGTCAACGTGTCGTGGTACACCTCGAATCCACCTGATGTCGTAACTCTCGATGCAACGACTCGGGGCCTCTTGGGCGGATTTGCGGATCGCCTTGAACACGATCACTCGCATGCCTTCTTGCTACGACACCCGTCTGACGTGTGCAGTGCGAGCACATTCAGCTTCGTTGGGCTCCAGAACTGGTTGTCCAGACGGCGCTATTGCGCGGGTGGGGGATGCGACCTCAGCGCTTTCACTGGCGTCAGGAAGGCCGCAGCTGAATTCGGACAGACGCGTAGCACCCTGAGCCTAGCCAACGTGGCCCCAGGCTCCTCCGTCGGGCGCAGCGTGCGCACGATGTTCGACTGGGACGAAGACCGTCATCTCAGCGAGATGACGCTATTTTTCCAAGCGATCGGGTTCTACGGTTTGGAGCAAAACGCCCGTCATCTGGACCACTATTTCAAAGGCGAGGAAATAGCGGGTGAAGAACTCTTCGACATCGAGCAACGGCACAGAAGCAAGCTATCAACGGCGGAGCGGTTGGAGATCCTGACCGACGAACTCAGCCAATCGGGAATTGACCCGATCATTCTTGATTACTCGCATCCTGACTGGAAGAGCCTGAGCGTAGTTAAGGTTTTCGTTCCGGAATTGACGACGCCATTTCTCCAGTCGCGTCCGATGCTGGGGCACCCCAGGTTGTCCAACGTTCGCGCCGACCTCCGTCAGGAGGACGGCCAGGTCCTGCCCCTCCCGTATCCGTGA
- a CDS encoding ABC transporter ATP-binding protein: MNNVIELSGVTKTYQGREVLHGVDLSVTAGSTYFLVGPNGCGKTTTVESLVGLRTPTRGKITVLGKAPGDPSLRPRIRVCLQGGAIHPQVTVREHFDYLAALYGQGTDSVETIAEQFVIQDLLKRRYGRLSGGQQKRVLVAGCLFGDADLIVLDEPTSGVDLESRLSLWESLSRAMQGTSTTLLATTHDLSEAEDYADNVIIMRDGRIVADGSVTNLIHSAGLVGVVSMPASVLGLLPDEGASARSILSRDRGTALVGYTDVDVLRREIQALDAAHGAEVRERSPRLSDVYLHTYRCPNGLEEKQ; encoded by the coding sequence ATGAATAACGTCATCGAACTCTCCGGCGTCACCAAAACGTATCAAGGGCGCGAGGTTCTGCACGGTGTGGATTTGTCGGTGACCGCAGGGAGCACGTACTTTCTGGTAGGCCCGAACGGCTGCGGAAAGACCACGACCGTCGAGTCCCTCGTGGGGCTTAGGACACCGACCAGAGGAAAGATCACAGTGCTCGGCAAAGCCCCGGGCGACCCGTCCCTTCGTCCGCGCATCCGAGTGTGTCTTCAAGGTGGCGCAATTCACCCGCAGGTCACTGTGCGTGAGCACTTCGACTACCTTGCTGCCCTCTATGGTCAGGGAACTGACTCGGTTGAGACCATTGCCGAGCAATTCGTCATTCAGGATCTCCTGAAACGGCGATACGGGAGGCTCAGTGGCGGTCAGCAGAAACGCGTTTTGGTAGCCGGGTGTCTGTTCGGGGATGCGGACCTGATCGTGCTTGACGAGCCAACGAGCGGTGTCGACCTGGAAAGTCGTCTTTCCCTGTGGGAGTCGTTGTCGAGGGCTATGCAGGGAACCTCGACGACGCTTCTTGCAACCACTCACGACTTGTCCGAAGCCGAGGATTACGCGGACAACGTCATCATCATGAGGGACGGCAGGATCGTGGCGGATGGTTCGGTCACCAACCTTATTCATTCCGCTGGGTTGGTGGGTGTGGTCTCGATGCCGGCCTCCGTTCTGGGCCTACTGCCCGACGAGGGCGCCTCGGCCCGCTCAATATTGAGTCGTGATCGAGGGACTGCCCTGGTGGGGTACACCGACGTCGACGTCTTGCGGCGCGAGATCCAGGCCTTGGATGCCGCGCATGGGGCCGAGGTGCGTGAGCGGTCGCCGCGCCTTTCCGACGTGTACTTGCATACTTATCGATGCCCGAATGGACTAGAGGAGAAACAATGA
- a CDS encoding ABC transporter permease → MKPFLLQFRNQSLGFVREPVASVFNLVVPFVIVMVQALAFGDEIIGDELPGYRVVDTLGVNAGVIFTMIVGLFGMGVGLASMIESRVLAGSSLRPGGPGLMMGAYAAVLLLMVLLGWTVSYLALKLGWQVKLPVAPLAALGVAALGVALFLALGVCIAALAGTPRGSQAICSVIFFPFLFLSGVLFPTTSFPQILREIAAWLPGYRLTEALAPFWIEGQDIDSGSVLYLAVVLVLAVILARVLMRRREDV, encoded by the coding sequence ATGAAGCCGTTTCTTTTGCAATTTCGGAATCAATCTCTCGGTTTCGTGAGAGAACCGGTGGCTTCGGTATTCAATCTCGTGGTCCCGTTCGTCATCGTCATGGTGCAGGCACTCGCTTTCGGGGATGAAATCATCGGGGACGAGCTTCCCGGATACCGAGTCGTGGACACCTTGGGCGTGAACGCGGGGGTTATATTCACGATGATTGTCGGGCTCTTCGGTATGGGTGTCGGGCTGGCCTCGATGATCGAATCTCGTGTGCTTGCCGGCTCCAGTCTTCGCCCCGGTGGTCCGGGGCTGATGATGGGTGCCTACGCCGCAGTTTTGTTGCTTATGGTCCTTTTGGGTTGGACGGTCTCATATCTTGCGCTGAAGTTGGGTTGGCAGGTCAAGCTCCCGGTGGCTCCATTGGCGGCGTTGGGAGTGGCTGCGCTCGGCGTCGCCCTGTTTCTTGCCCTTGGCGTGTGCATCGCCGCATTGGCCGGTACCCCGCGCGGATCCCAGGCGATCTGCTCGGTGATTTTCTTCCCGTTCTTGTTCCTCTCCGGGGTCCTCTTCCCAACCACCTCATTCCCCCAAATACTGCGGGAAATCGCCGCGTGGCTTCCTGGTTATCGCCTCACGGAAGCACTGGCTCCGTTCTGGATCGAGGGGCAGGATATCGATTCCGGCAGCGTGCTCTACCTTGCCGTCGTATTGGTACTGGCGGTGATTCTGGCCCGCGTGCTGATGCGGCGTCGAGAGGACGTATAG
- a CDS encoding MFS transporter, translating into MSTASKRRAGPPPLHDRRWIALVVLMLPVLLVAVDNTVLAFALPPISAALNPTGTQLLWIVDVYSLVLAGLLVPMGSLGDRIGRRRLLLIGSTGFTIISVAAAFAPSPGWLIAARAAMGLFGSVLMPATLSLIRNIFVEPNERRKAIAIWAAGFSGGAALGPILGGFLLEHFYWGSIFLLAVPMLVPLLVFGPLLVPESKDPNPGRIDIPSIFLVMATMTPLVYGIKAFASDGFGIDALLCLVVAVGSGIWFVRRQLGRHDPMLDVRLFTNSVFSGAVSANLLSVFSLVGFLYFVSQHLQLISGMTPMQAGVVLIPGLAATIVAGLAVVPIVRRFKPSHVVAGGLTLNAVGFGIMTVAGPAGSDLGLILAFVVLGAGIGAAETISNDLILAAVPAHKAGAASAISETAYETGAVLGTAVLGSILNAAYRTNVTVPSEVPESARSTARETLGGATEVASQIGGPAGDALLRSARSAFDSGVALTSGIGVVLMIAAAIIALRTLRDAKS; encoded by the coding sequence ATGTCCACCGCCTCAAAGCGCCGTGCCGGGCCTCCGCCGCTGCACGACCGCCGTTGGATCGCGCTCGTCGTCCTGATGCTGCCGGTTCTTCTGGTTGCGGTGGACAACACAGTCTTGGCATTCGCATTACCGCCCATTTCGGCAGCCCTGAACCCAACTGGAACGCAGTTGTTGTGGATCGTCGACGTATATTCTCTGGTTCTGGCGGGTCTTCTGGTTCCGATGGGGAGTTTGGGCGACCGCATAGGTAGGCGTCGTCTCTTGCTGATAGGCAGCACCGGGTTCACTATCATCTCGGTCGCCGCGGCCTTCGCCCCGAGCCCGGGCTGGTTGATCGCAGCACGGGCCGCCATGGGGCTCTTCGGCTCGGTGCTTATGCCGGCCACCCTGTCGCTGATCCGCAATATCTTCGTGGAACCGAATGAACGCCGGAAAGCCATCGCCATTTGGGCGGCAGGATTCTCCGGCGGCGCTGCCCTCGGCCCCATTCTGGGTGGTTTCCTCTTGGAACATTTCTACTGGGGTTCAATCTTCCTCTTGGCCGTACCGATGCTTGTACCGCTCCTCGTCTTCGGTCCGCTTCTGGTTCCCGAGTCCAAGGACCCGAACCCAGGCCGCATCGATATTCCGAGCATTTTCCTGGTCATGGCGACCATGACGCCCCTGGTTTACGGCATCAAGGCGTTCGCGAGCGACGGCTTCGGGATCGACGCCTTGCTGTGCCTCGTCGTGGCGGTGGGTTCGGGCATTTGGTTCGTCCGCCGCCAACTGGGTCGGCACGACCCCATGTTGGACGTCCGCCTCTTCACCAACTCCGTTTTCTCAGGTGCGGTCAGTGCAAACCTGCTGAGCGTGTTTTCCCTCGTCGGATTCTTGTATTTCGTCTCCCAGCATCTACAGCTCATCAGCGGAATGACACCGATGCAGGCCGGCGTCGTCTTGATCCCGGGCCTCGCGGCCACGATCGTCGCGGGACTGGCCGTGGTACCGATAGTTCGTCGTTTCAAGCCGTCGCACGTGGTCGCCGGCGGGCTGACCCTGAATGCCGTGGGGTTCGGAATCATGACCGTCGCGGGTCCGGCGGGATCGGATTTGGGTCTGATCCTGGCCTTTGTGGTCCTTGGCGCCGGAATCGGGGCCGCGGAAACCATTTCGAACGACCTCATTCTGGCCGCGGTCCCGGCGCACAAAGCCGGTGCGGCCTCCGCGATCTCGGAAACTGCCTACGAAACCGGCGCCGTCCTCGGCACCGCGGTATTGGGGTCGATACTCAATGCCGCCTACCGAACCAACGTCACGGTGCCCTCAGAGGTTCCCGAATCCGCTAGGAGCACCGCGAGGGAAACCCTCGGGGGTGCGACCGAAGTCGCCTCCCAGATCGGGGGCCCCGCAGGGGACGCACTGTTGAGGTCCGCTCGCTCTGCTTTCGACTCAGGTGTGGCGCTGACCTCGGGCATCGGCGTCGTGCTGATGATCGCTGCGGCGATCATCGCCCTGCGGACTCTCCGCGACGCGAAGTCCTAG
- a CDS encoding TetR/AcrR family transcriptional regulator, with protein sequence MSAKSRVLDAYESILISEGERAATMDAVAARAEVSKGGLLYHFKDKNSLADGLIERLLEYAADDNAAMRASPEGPSRYYVRSSAFYLGNESSHGAPIDRTFVAVLSLGQEAQPKAREAMSRIHSDWYNIILEEVGEPVIASAILLIGDGLYYNAALAGGSVDGVLAPAPETALGVSLVSSRGLEDLLEVVDRLKGNAS encoded by the coding sequence ATGAGTGCCAAAAGTCGTGTCCTGGATGCCTATGAATCGATCCTGATTTCCGAGGGGGAGCGCGCGGCGACGATGGACGCAGTTGCCGCTCGTGCCGAGGTTTCCAAAGGGGGACTGCTTTATCACTTCAAGGACAAGAATTCCCTCGCCGACGGGTTGATCGAGCGGCTCCTGGAATATGCCGCGGACGACAACGCGGCAATGCGGGCGTCCCCGGAGGGCCCCTCCAGATATTACGTGCGTTCCTCGGCCTTTTATCTCGGCAACGAATCGAGCCATGGTGCACCCATTGATCGCACGTTTGTCGCGGTTTTGAGTTTGGGGCAAGAGGCCCAGCCCAAGGCGCGTGAAGCGATGAGTCGCATCCACTCGGACTGGTACAACATCATTCTGGAAGAGGTGGGGGAGCCTGTGATTGCCTCCGCGATACTTCTGATCGGCGATGGCCTGTACTACAACGCTGCGCTCGCCGGCGGATCGGTCGATGGCGTGCTGGCCCCCGCCCCGGAAACCGCCCTCGGGGTTTCGTTGGTCAGTTCGCGAGGCCTCGAAGATCTTCTGGAGGTAGTGGACAGGCTCAAGGGCAACGCCAGCTGA
- a CDS encoding TetR/AcrR family transcriptional regulator yields MNTPHQSRAESRAQMESAIIAAGREQLVSRGAANLSLREVARTIGVVSSAVYRYVASRDELLTLLVIDSYSSLADHVEGKIEASEAPAQQFRALALGMREWAVEHREQWALIYGSPVPGYAAPAERTTGPGTRVIGMFLSIFSAAELRYPEPSRKFAERLDFELAGLGIDASATHAAFGIEAWGSIVGCISMEVFGQLGPGLDGHGTEIMGRMIDSLTEKLGAA; encoded by the coding sequence ATGAACACCCCACATCAATCCAGGGCAGAGTCCAGAGCCCAGATGGAGTCGGCCATCATCGCGGCAGGTCGAGAACAGCTCGTTTCCCGAGGAGCAGCAAACCTCTCTTTGCGCGAAGTGGCGCGGACAATCGGCGTCGTCTCGTCCGCGGTGTACAGATATGTAGCCAGCCGGGACGAACTGCTCACACTGCTCGTGATCGACTCCTATTCTTCCCTGGCCGACCACGTGGAGGGGAAGATCGAAGCATCGGAAGCGCCCGCACAACAGTTTCGGGCTCTGGCTCTCGGGATGCGTGAATGGGCAGTGGAACACCGTGAACAATGGGCTCTGATCTATGGCTCCCCCGTTCCCGGGTACGCGGCACCGGCCGAGAGGACAACAGGTCCGGGCACGCGAGTGATCGGGATGTTCCTCAGTATCTTTTCAGCAGCCGAACTCCGCTATCCCGAGCCCAGCAGGAAATTCGCGGAGCGTCTCGATTTCGAGCTCGCCGGACTGGGAATCGATGCGTCTGCAACTCACGCCGCATTCGGAATAGAAGCGTGGGGAAGCATCGTGGGATGCATCAGTATGGAAGTTTTTGGGCAATTGGGCCCGGGACTGGACGGCCACGGGACGGAGATCATGGGCCGAATGATCGACTCGCTCACCGAAAAACTCGGTGCCGCCTAA
- a CDS encoding NAD-dependent epimerase/dehydratase family protein, with translation MKFLVTGAGQIGSQLVSDLVAGGHDVVVLRRRDSPVEGADVLSGDVLDGRLLRKAMAGVAAVFHCVHTAYDAKKWKEFLPSRERAVMDAAADAGIPVVFPESVYGFGDQSVDLPEGAKLSPRSPLGEVRALLLTAREQHRARTVSVVASDLWGPTALPATSVAHLAVLVPRPQGKRGYALGNPSLPHTLTYIPDLTSAMIYSAMHAGALAPAGDRILHTPSPETGSLEDLNELVSLRSGVRYKRLLPVPNVLLRTAGLVSPMMAELKNQAYLWNRPAILRSGVLAEEHGLKATTFEAGLEATRTR, from the coding sequence ATGAAATTTCTCGTCACCGGCGCGGGGCAAATCGGTTCGCAACTGGTCTCGGATCTGGTTGCGGGCGGTCACGACGTCGTTGTATTGAGGCGTCGGGATTCGCCGGTGGAGGGAGCTGACGTCCTCAGCGGGGACGTATTGGACGGCCGATTGCTCCGGAAGGCGATGGCCGGAGTCGCGGCAGTCTTCCACTGCGTCCACACGGCCTACGACGCGAAAAAGTGGAAGGAATTCCTGCCGAGTCGCGAACGGGCGGTCATGGACGCTGCGGCAGATGCGGGCATTCCCGTGGTTTTCCCCGAATCGGTCTACGGCTTCGGAGACCAGTCGGTCGATCTGCCGGAAGGGGCCAAGCTGAGTCCGCGCAGTCCGTTGGGCGAGGTCAGGGCATTATTGTTGACCGCCCGAGAACAGCATCGGGCCCGTACCGTCAGTGTTGTGGCGTCGGATCTCTGGGGGCCGACCGCCTTGCCTGCGACGTCGGTGGCCCATCTGGCCGTGCTTGTCCCGCGTCCTCAGGGCAAGCGGGGTTATGCGTTGGGGAATCCGAGCCTCCCGCACACGCTGACGTACATCCCGGACCTCACCTCCGCGATGATTTATTCGGCGATGCACGCAGGGGCACTCGCTCCCGCCGGCGACCGAATTCTTCACACTCCTTCACCGGAAACGGGATCTTTGGAGGATCTCAACGAGCTGGTTTCCCTGCGTTCCGGCGTGCGGTACAAAAGGCTCCTTCCCGTACCGAACGTGTTGCTGAGGACTGCAGGGTTGGTCAGTCCAATGATGGCGGAATTGAAGAATCAGGCATATCTCTGGAACCGCCCCGCGATTCTCCGGTCGGGGGTTCTCGCCGAAGAACACGGTCTCAAGGCCACTACCTTTGAGGCGGGCCTCGAGGCGACCAGAACCCGATAG
- a CDS encoding GntR family transcriptional regulator, which translates to MERQMSMADRAYEAIKRDIIQCNLRPGAVIVDAWLAEKYDMSKTPIRQAINLLEREALVVVIPRRGTFVKSVDFTEAQDTYRLRALLEPEAAILASRRATTEELDDLETLSEATVSAGSDSTARNEANRIFHVRIAELARVPVLLRTVTALNEEIERFLNLRKELGKPYTAVNHGRLIDAIRSGDESEIRDVVTAGIERARVHMLETMLDGGAFSATRPS; encoded by the coding sequence ATGGAGCGTCAGATGTCGATGGCGGATCGGGCCTATGAGGCGATCAAGCGAGACATTATCCAGTGCAACTTGCGTCCGGGCGCGGTCATCGTGGACGCATGGCTCGCCGAGAAATACGACATGAGCAAGACGCCAATCCGCCAGGCCATCAATCTCCTTGAGCGTGAAGCCTTGGTAGTGGTCATTCCCCGCCGAGGTACTTTCGTCAAGAGCGTGGATTTCACAGAGGCACAGGATACGTACCGTTTACGGGCACTGCTCGAACCAGAGGCTGCAATCCTGGCGTCCCGCCGCGCAACCACCGAGGAACTCGATGATCTCGAGACGTTGAGCGAAGCAACGGTGAGTGCCGGTTCCGACAGCACGGCCAGGAACGAAGCAAACCGGATCTTTCATGTCCGCATCGCAGAGTTGGCCCGCGTACCCGTCCTCTTGCGAACCGTCACCGCCCTCAATGAGGAAATCGAGCGATTCCTGAACCTGCGCAAGGAACTCGGCAAGCCGTATACCGCGGTCAACCACGGGCGGCTCATCGACGCCATACGCAGCGGCGACGAGTCAGAGATAAGGGACGTCGTGACCGCGGGCATCGAAAGGGCTCGGGTGCATATGCTCGAAACCATGTTGGACGGCGGAGCCTTCTCCGCCACACGACCGTCCTGA
- a CDS encoding AbgT family transporter, with the protein MTKTSDDVIESVPLNRFYRALSAIERAGNRLPHPFWLFVILIVALGAVSAVLASLDVKVTLPSSGDTAAVKSLFSVEGAQYAIKNALRNYATFPPLAMVVVVLLGVSVAERSGLLTALLRSTVGRLPKRLLTFAIAFSSMTAHIMSDSAYLVMIPLGALAFRAAGRSPVLGLMVAYAATAVGFNASPLVTPQDAIRSSLSTAAAQIVDPDYVMTPVATYFFTATSSVVLAAAIAIVVDRVLARRPEFSSSQLDGDFEVADKLFNTDTADSTTASIGTIKLSKTEMRAIAATAVVFAVCVVVIVLMLLPGSPFRGENGGLLDSYVVEYIAIFISIIFALMGITYGRITGTIPRLGDVPPAMAEGVRSLAPVLVLFFVVAQFLSYFTWTNIGSVISVNGADLLRSLQAPHLVILLTIIFSICILNMLITSGSAMWSILAPVVVPLVMYVGMTPEAATVAFMIGDSVTNCITPLNGYFVLALGFVQQFRKGAGIGTQLSFTIPIAGVVLIVWIVLFVLWYLLGIPLGPGVPIR; encoded by the coding sequence ATGACGAAGACGTCAGACGATGTGATCGAGAGCGTTCCGCTCAACCGCTTCTACCGTGCTCTGAGCGCCATTGAAAGGGCAGGCAACAGGCTTCCGCATCCTTTTTGGCTATTCGTCATTCTCATCGTTGCCTTGGGGGCGGTGAGTGCCGTCCTTGCCTCTTTGGACGTGAAGGTCACGCTTCCCTCCTCGGGAGACACGGCTGCCGTGAAGAGCCTATTTTCTGTGGAAGGCGCCCAGTACGCGATCAAGAATGCGTTGAGGAATTATGCGACGTTCCCGCCGTTGGCGATGGTCGTCGTCGTTCTCCTGGGCGTCAGTGTCGCCGAACGTAGTGGGCTCCTGACCGCGCTTCTTCGAAGTACCGTTGGCCGCCTTCCCAAACGCCTGCTGACCTTCGCGATCGCCTTCAGCTCCATGACCGCGCACATCATGAGCGATTCTGCGTATTTGGTCATGATTCCGCTGGGAGCCCTCGCCTTCCGCGCAGCCGGACGTAGCCCGGTCCTGGGTCTCATGGTCGCTTATGCGGCCACGGCCGTCGGCTTCAATGCGAGCCCATTGGTTACGCCACAGGATGCCATTCGGTCGTCTCTGTCGACGGCGGCGGCTCAGATCGTCGATCCGGACTACGTGATGACTCCGGTCGCGACCTACTTCTTCACCGCCACGTCATCGGTCGTTCTCGCGGCCGCGATTGCCATAGTCGTGGATCGCGTCCTCGCTCGCAGACCCGAATTCTCCTCTTCTCAGCTGGATGGGGATTTCGAAGTAGCCGACAAATTGTTCAACACCGATACTGCGGACAGCACCACGGCCTCGATCGGCACGATCAAGCTCTCGAAGACCGAGATGCGCGCCATCGCGGCCACGGCGGTGGTCTTCGCGGTCTGCGTCGTCGTGATCGTCCTGATGCTGCTGCCCGGATCGCCTTTCCGCGGCGAGAACGGTGGACTACTCGACTCGTACGTCGTCGAGTACATAGCGATATTCATCTCGATCATCTTTGCGCTCATGGGTATCACCTACGGCAGGATCACAGGCACGATCCCCCGGCTGGGCGACGTGCCGCCTGCTATGGCCGAGGGCGTGCGTTCTCTGGCGCCCGTGCTCGTGCTCTTCTTCGTCGTCGCCCAGTTCCTGAGCTACTTCACGTGGACGAATATCGGCTCCGTCATCAGCGTCAACGGCGCAGACCTGCTCCGCTCGCTCCAGGCGCCGCACCTGGTCATTCTGCTGACCATCATCTTCTCGATCTGCATCCTCAACATGCTGATCACGAGCGGATCGGCAATGTGGTCGATCCTTGCCCCCGTGGTTGTTCCGCTGGTCATGTACGTCGGGATGACCCCGGAAGCCGCGACGGTCGCATTCATGATCGGCGACTCGGTCACCAACTGCATAACACCGCTCAACGGCTATTTCGTACTCGCTCTCGGCTTTGTCCAGCAATTTCGCAAGGGGGCAGGTATCGGAACCCAGCTCTCGTTCACGATTCCGATCGCGGGCGTCGTGTTGATCGTATGGATCGTGCTCTTTGTCCTGTGGTACTTGCTCGGCATCCCCCTCGGTCCGGGCGTACCCATCCGCTGA
- a CDS encoding NAD/NADP octopine/nopaline dehydrogenase family protein — protein sequence MGSIAVIGAGNVGQAMAGHMKLNGHDVRVYSRFERDYAAIEQRGGITLSGEIEGTAVPDLLTTDLALAIDGVDVVVVAAPAFAHPYLSESLADVLEPDQLVIFQPGVLGSALELMRKTRLAEREPGIVAETSTSLYTCRLRGPAQVYVGAIKNAVPMSAIPNRQTATVLARLEPFFGRRYVDGGDTLAVGLTNINPVYHVPPAILNFKTVEDAARLPQHTLVTPRIGEVINELDEERIAFGRALGVQLPTFWNFLETSYGVNEGSFVERVIGGYGRQAFPEPDSLEHRYFVEDIPFGLLTWSSIASQIGIAMPLTDSFVHISQVLCGRDWELAGRTASTLGLLGGDAEAIKGAFVSGEFPE from the coding sequence ATGGGAAGCATTGCAGTAATCGGAGCAGGCAACGTCGGCCAGGCGATGGCCGGCCATATGAAACTGAACGGCCACGATGTCCGTGTCTATTCACGCTTCGAACGGGACTACGCTGCGATTGAGCAGCGCGGAGGCATTACCCTTTCCGGCGAGATAGAGGGTACGGCGGTACCGGATCTGTTGACGACGGACCTCGCGCTCGCGATCGACGGAGTGGACGTGGTCGTCGTGGCCGCACCCGCATTCGCGCACCCATACCTGTCCGAATCACTCGCCGACGTGCTGGAACCCGACCAACTGGTCATCTTCCAGCCGGGGGTGCTCGGCAGCGCGCTCGAGCTCATGAGGAAGACAAGGTTGGCCGAACGAGAGCCCGGAATCGTCGCCGAGACCTCGACCAGCCTGTACACCTGTAGACTCCGCGGGCCGGCCCAGGTATACGTCGGTGCCATCAAGAACGCGGTACCGATGTCTGCCATTCCCAATCGCCAGACGGCCACTGTACTCGCCCGACTGGAGCCGTTCTTCGGCCGGCGCTACGTCGACGGCGGGGACACCCTTGCTGTCGGTCTCACGAATATCAATCCCGTCTACCACGTGCCTCCCGCAATCTTGAACTTCAAGACGGTCGAGGATGCTGCGCGCCTGCCGCAGCACACACTCGTCACCCCTCGGATCGGAGAGGTAATCAACGAGCTCGACGAGGAACGCATTGCATTCGGCCGTGCTCTGGGCGTGCAGCTGCCAACCTTCTGGAATTTCCTCGAAACATCGTATGGGGTCAATGAGGGTAGCTTCGTCGAGAGGGTGATCGGTGGATACGGTCGTCAGGCTTTCCCGGAACCGGACTCCCTCGAGCACCGCTACTTCGTCGAGGACATTCCCTTCGGTCTTCTCACATGGAGTTCGATCGCGTCGCAGATAGGCATCGCCATGCCCCTCACCGACTCTTTCGTACACATCAGTCAGGTTCTCTGCGGCCGCGATTGGGAACTTGCGGGACGCACGGCATCGACCTTGGGCCTCCTCGGTGGCGACGCCGAGGCCATCAAGGGGGCGTTCGTCTCCGGTGAGTTCCCCGAATGA
- a CDS encoding YrhK family protein → MRWTIGKLAHDFPWFHRWIGLIGNTLFVLGSIFFLSPGLMDAGTWIFIAASAGMMFDSIGEKLVRRENETRNAEPGTIRDTP, encoded by the coding sequence ATGCGATGGACCATCGGCAAGCTTGCACACGATTTCCCTTGGTTCCACCGTTGGATCGGCCTGATCGGTAATACGCTCTTCGTTCTCGGGAGTATCTTCTTTCTCTCGCCGGGGCTTATGGATGCAGGGACCTGGATCTTCATCGCCGCATCCGCTGGAATGATGTTCGACAGCATCGGTGAGAAGCTCGTACGCCGCGAGAACGAGACGCGAAACGCGGAGCCGGGAACAATACGCGACACGCCCTGA